In Aegilops tauschii subsp. strangulata cultivar AL8/78 chromosome 3, Aet v6.0, whole genome shotgun sequence, one genomic interval encodes:
- the LOC109764503 gene encoding uncharacterized acetyltransferase At3g50280, whose amino-acid sequence MTSKATSIVTTYKQKHIMGATTGTTVRVVSGRMVQPPSGGGGTPSEDIHLTPWDLRLLTIYYIQMGIVLPKPPVGGKSLVDALASSLARTLVRYYHFAGRLAVEELGDGTVTVSLRCTGEGAELVHAEAPGVAVADLVGSVHTSSPVDPAFFSLSGVLNGDAAIQSLPVLSAQVTELADGVFIAVSMNHSVGDGTNFWDLFNTWSEIHRGGDVNNTTPLLHGRWFVETSPVPIPLPLSKLQHVLQRFHLPPVREAFFTFSAASVKKLKARANEEMATNAISSLQALLAHLWRAVCRARRVPKGQETFYVLVIGCRGRVHGVAPGYVGSALVVGRAVCAAGEVQDKGLGWTAWQLNRTVASFDEATLREFLDRWIREPTFPYSKDLSAGGGLEISNSPLFDVFGNDFGWGRPLGVRSGFGADDKSDGKATVFEGPEGEGSMSLEVCLAPDVLERLLADHEFMDAVTLPLPA is encoded by the coding sequence ATGACAAGCAAAGCAACCTCCATCGTGACAACGTACAAGCAGAAGCACATCATGGGAGCTACCACCGGCACCACCGTACGGGTCGTTTCCGGGCGCATGGTCCAGCCGCCAAGCGGTGGCGGTGGCACGCCATCGGAAGACATCCACCTCACGCCCTGGGACCTTCGTCTCCTCACCATATATTACATACAGATGGGTATCGTCCTGCCCAAGCCTCCTGTCGGCGGCAAGAGCTTGGTTGACGCCCTGGCCTCCTCCTTGGCGCGCACCCTCGTCCGGTACTACCACTTTGCCGGCCGGCTGGCCGTCGAGGAGCTCGGCGACGGGACTGTCACCGTCTCTCTGCGATGCACCGGGGAAGGCGCCGAGCTCGTCCACGCGGAGGCGCCCGGCGTGGCCGTTGCGGACCTGGTGGGCTCGGTGCACACCTCGTCGCCCGTGGACCCTGCCTTCTTCTCGCTGAGCGGCGTGCTTAACGGGGACGCCGCTATCCAGTCACTCCCTGTGCTGTCTGCGCAGGTGACTGAGCTGGCGGACGGCGTCTTCATCGCGGTGTCCATGAACCACTCTGTGGGCGATGGCACAAACTTCTGGGACTTGTTCAACACATGGTCGGAGATCCACCGAGGAGGCGATGTTAACAACACGACGCCATTACTGCACGGGAGGTGGTTCGTGGAGACAAGTCCTGTGCCGATCCCCTTGCCGTTGAGCAAACTGCAGCACGTCCTCCAGCGGTTCCACCTCCCGCCGGTGCGAGAGGCCTTCTTCACCTTCTCAGCTGCGAGCGTGAAGAAGCTCAAGGCGAGGGCCAACGAGGAGATGGCCACCAACGCAATCTCGTCGCTGCAGGCTCTGCTGGCGCACCTTTGGCGGGCAGTGTGCCGGGCCCGGCGCGTTCCAAAGGGGCAGGAGACCTTCTACGTCCTCGTCATCGGCTGCCGGGGGCGCGTGCACGGCGTCGCGCCAGGCTACGTGGGCAGCGCCCTGGTGGTCGGAAGGGCGGTCTGTGCCGCCGGCGAGGTCCAAGACAAGGGGCTGGGCTGGACGGCCTGGCAGCTGAACCGCACTGTAGCATCCTTCGACGAGGCCACGTTGAGGGAGTTCCTAGACCGCTGGATCCGGGAGCCAACGTTCCCCTACTCCAAGGACCTGTCGGCAGGGGGCGGGCTGGAGATAAGCAATTCGCCTCTGTTCGACGTCTTTGGGAACGACTTCGGATGGGGGAGGCCCCTGGGCGTCCGGAGTGGCTTCGGCGCCGACGACAAGTCGGACGGGAAGGCCACGGTGTTCGAGGggccggagggggaaggaagcaTGTCGCTGGAGGTGTGCTTGGCGCCGGACGTGCTGGAGAGGCTGCTCGCCGACCACGAGTTCATGGACGCGGTCACCCTTCCACTTCCTGCGTGA